The Oreochromis niloticus isolate F11D_XX linkage group LG4, O_niloticus_UMD_NMBU, whole genome shotgun sequence DNA segment gtgttttttcaccCACAAACTGTGTATCTAATTTTTTGTAAATCCGTACAGGACATTATATCTTTTACCCATTGCACATATGAGGGGGAAGAAGAGTCTTTCCACTTAAGTAAAATAGCTCATCTGGCCAGCAGTAATGAAAAGTTTAATGCTCTGAGCCTGAAGTTGGGCAACCTCAGGTTCTGGCCCGCACCAAACATAGCACAGAGTGGCTCTGGTTTAATTTGATGCAGCAGGACTTCAGACATTGTATAGAAAACAgaggtccaaaagttggccaaCGAAGGACAGGACCAGTGCATATGAAGTAATGTACCAGGGGCACCCCCACACCTTCTACAGGTTGGGTCCGCCTCTGGGTATATGCGCGCCAACTTAGCCTTGGAGAAGTGCCCCCGATCATTCTTAAATTGAATGAGTGTGTGTCGAGCACACACTGATATATTGTGAACTTGGCCAAGGATCGAGTCCTACAGTTCATCCGTGATATGAAAGTTAAGGTCCTCTTCCCATTTAGATTTGATGGCAGCTACTGAAGAACATTTTAAATTGAAATTAAATTGTACAAGGCTGATATTATGCTCCTAGAGGTTGGATTGACTATTAAAAAGCCATACTTTATCCATTGTTTAGTAAATGATGATTAGCCATCCTAAAAGGTGTCAGATAATATCTGAAAATGCCTATTCATGCTTTACTtatgtcacagtacagaaacagccCTAGTAAAAATCACGAACGATCTTCTGCTTGCAGCTGATTCTGGACTTATATCCATCCTCATTCTCCTTGACCTTACAGCAGCTTTCGATACTATCTCCCACCGCATCCTCCTTCACAGATTAGCATCTATTGGCATCAATGGTACAGTACTCGCCTGGTTTACTTCTTATCTCTCTGGCTGCTCACAGTTTGTTCAATTGCTCCCTCACAGATCAGTATCTACTCCAGTTAATTCCGGTGTACCCCAAGGCTCTGTCCTGGGTCCTTTACTTTTTATCATCTATCTCCTACCCCTAGGtaatatttttaggaagcataacatccagtttcactgctacgcagatgacacccagctctacctATCCTCCAAACCCACAGCTACTCTCCCACCCACATCCatttctgactgtttaagtgaaaTCAAGGTCTGGTTTACTCACAACTTTCTTAAACTTAatggcaataaaacagaattcattttaataggCACCAGATCAAAACTGACTACAGTTCCAACCAGTCTTTCGTTATCCATTGATAACTCTGTTGTCACACCctcccctcaggttaagagtcttggtgtcatcctggatagcactctgtccttcacagcacatataaataatatcactcGGTCTTCCTACTTTCATCTCCGTAATATTAACCGTCTTCGTCCCTCACTCACACCACACAGTACCGCCATACTTGTCAATGCTCTTGTCACATCTCGTCTGGATTACTGTAACTCTCTTCTCTATGGTCTACCTCATAAATCCCTCCATAAACTGCAGTTGgttcaaaatacagctgctcgtATTATTTCCAGAACTAGATCTACTGAACATATAACACCTGTTCTTAAACAGCTCCATTGGCTTCCAATTCACCTCCGTGTCAATTTCAAGATCCTGCTTCTCACTTTCAAAGCGCTTCATAACCTCGCTCCTCCATATCTATCCGATCTTCTCCATACATACTCACCCCTTCGTACACTccgctcttcttcagcttcccttctgtcAGTTCCACCTGCTCGCCTGACTACCGTGGGACTCAGAGTCTTTAGTTGTTCTGCCCCGAGACTTTGGAATGCACTTCCACTTGCTCTACGGACCACACACTGTCTCACCACTTTTAAATCACTactcaaaacccatctgtttagaattgcatacacctgatctgtcttaggccatttttaccttgctcagtttttatatttgcttttatacttttatgactgtttatgtctaaattttatctaccatgtttgctatatatacatttttttttaaatgttttttatggtATTGTTTACGTGCtactgtaaggtgaccttgagggtctgaaaggtgcctataaataaaatatgttattattatcattattattattattattattattattactaatagTTAATTACtattataaaataattatagTCTTTAACAATGTAAAAATGTGAATAATTATTTGAATTTTTATATGTTAATAATTTaactggtttttatttttaaccaaGGCTTGTACATTGCCAGGGGCAGAGAAGCATGaatcaagaaaaaaacattgataAATAAGGCCCTATGACACGTATTGTTACACATATACGTATATATTTGTAACAAATTTAAAGGCGGTTGACTGTTTCCAGCTCGATTAAAAGGTCTTGGTTTTGACCCTTTGATTCCACGATGTCGCGATAACTTCCTCGTCTGACAGAAATGTGAGTTAATAATTTGAAGAGGATGGGCACAGTCCAGCTGCGATAAACGACCTGATCGGATACACTCAAAGAAAGGTAGCTCTTctctgattttttaaaaactatttttagattttagagtcatgtgacatcatcaggaaGTACTCGGCTACATGCATCAGTTTGCGGGCTGATGCAGCTTACACCGGCCAGCATGCTTATATCGACTACCTGTTTATGCTTGACTAAGTATTTAACATCTGGTGCAGAAGACAGGTCCGTTCAAGTAAAAGATTCATATGTTGACTAATCAAACCTCTTCTTGAAGCGTCGCTCACTGTGGTGCGCATGCGTGTGCGGGTACCATGAAGGTAAAGGTGATCTCCATCCTGGAAGACAACTACATGTACCTGGTGATAGAGGAGCAGAGCAAACAGGCGATAGCTGTGGACCCGGCTGTGCCGCACCGGGTGAGAGGCATCGCTGTGTCTGTGATTTAAAAATGGCGTCATACTTCAGAACAGACTTAAACTTATTTTTGTGATCATCTATGTTTAAACAAgtaacaaaacaagaaaacagtttaaaattgaTTCAGTGAAAAATCGAAGACTGGTTTGTTAAAAATaaggacatttttaaaaagccataAGCAATATTCATAGATACTGTAGAGAAAGTGCACTACAGATACCATACttgctttgagagtgtttatgGAGAGGTCAGAGCTACACAGAGGTCAGAAGGAGTTGCACTCTCTCCAGAGAAAGCATGATAGGGTGCAAAGACATACTCTGGAAGTCAGTATGAGGAAGTGAGGAGTGACAGAAGTAGGGAGATGCAGGACCTGTGTGAGGACAGCGAGATAGTGGTGAGGTGTGTTTGCCATGATGAtggtcaggcaggagtctctgtggGGACTATCATGTTTGCAGAAGACACTGTAATTTGTAGTGAGAGtgaagcaagacagaatacatgtgtgtgaatgagagggcgACAGGTGTGAATCTGCAAGGGCCAGAGGAAGGGAAGGTGGATCAGTTTAAATATGAGCCAACAAAAGAAGATGAATTTTAGGGCTGCAATAAGTGTTTGCTTTCCTCATCATTTAATGCACCTTTTACATTCTCCATTACACATTACACTTTTCTGAAGCTAAAACAATCATAGGACAAAGAAGCTGCACCTGAGGACTGTTTGGCTGTTTTGCTTTAAAAGTGActggatgattttttttccctacagcTGCTAGAAATAGTGAAACGAGAAGGCGTCTCCTTGATAGCTGTTCTCACCACACACCATCACTGGTAAGAGGAGCGTTTGGTGTCAGGTAACAACGCTGCAAAGCATCTCAGTCAAATTGCGGCTAATGGAGTAACTTGGTGCCTCTGCTTACTAGGGACCACGCTCGTGGGAATGAGGCTCTGGTGAAGGAGGTCCCTGGCCTGAGGGTGTACGGGGGAGACGATCGAATCGGGGGCCTGACGGATAAAGTGACAAATGCGCAGGAACTGAAGGTGTCCACAAAGCGCCTACAGAAGCTCGATGAAGACGCCGTTTAGCTGCGTTTTGCAATTTTACAAACCCGTTGTCTTTTCGAGTTCTGattttttttgccttgttgtACTTTTCTTCATCTGCAGTTTAGCTCCATCAATGTGAGGTGCCTGTTTACTCCCTGCCATACCTCTGGTCACATGTGCTACTTTGTTTGGGAGGATGAGTGCACTGACGCCCCTGCTGTGTTCACAGGTCTTTTTCTGTACACATAAAGAATCAGTGCAACAGTTAAAATCCAAGACACTAGTTGATTTCGCCATACCGCCTCTGACTGTACAGTTAACCCAAAAAAATGACTCACTTCATGTTGCAACAGTTTTGTCTTCAGGCAAATAATCTTAATAACTGAATTCTGAGTGGCTAGAGATATGAATACTATAAGTTATCCATGTTGTGTGCGGTGACAAAAACTGACCACTGCCTCCTGTGACATCCCCTTGTCCTTTCTTTGGGTTGCTAGGGGATACGTTGTTTATTGGTGGATGTGGACGGTTCCTTGAGGGTACAGCAGAGCAGATGTACCACAACCTCACCCAGGTGCTTGGTTCCCTACCTCAAGACACGGTTAGTGGAAATAAGAAATACTAACTGTATgcgtatgcatgtgtgtgtacgACCTGTACAGGGTTAACAACAGCTAGCATGACCTCAGATAAGTCTGCGTCACCATAGTGAATCATCACTCCACAACAATGAGTGAATTGAGAACAGGACTGGCTGTCTTTTCACCCTTCATAGTACAAACTGTCTTAAATGGCACGAAGCTCAGAATGAGTAAAGATACTGAAGCTGTGATGTGAGCTAAACCCTACTTTAAACGAGGCTTTGTTCGTCTTTTAGAAGGTGTTCTGTGGGCACGAGTACACCATAAAGAACTTGAAGTTTGCCATGCTGGTGGAGCCAGAAAATGAAAAGGTTAAGGAGATGCTGAGCTGGGCCAGGGTGAGCATGATACAGGAAGCTGCTACAAGAATATGGCTTGCAGTTTTCTCTGGTGTTAGCCTGTCTCCTGATACTTTCCAGTTTGTTAAAAAGAGCTCAAATATATACAGATTACACAGTAGGTGGTCCATGACTATTTCCAGTATGTTAAAGGCATTTCAGTTAgatcattgttgttgttgttttaaatatcttggACAACAATGGTGGTCTGTTTCACAGATAAGTAAGCTATTACAGGCTTGCTGCACAGAGAATAGTCCAAGCCTTAATCTttcaatacatttaaatatgtttataccAGGTTTCTTAAAGTGTTTGCTGTCTCTGCAGGCAAGAGATGATGATGACAAACCCACAGTGCCATCTACACTGATGGAAGAATTCGAATACAACCCTTTTCTTCGTGTCTCGTGAGTCTGGATGTTTATGTATAGCATGTATGAAAGTGATGGGTCAGGCGAAACACAATTACTTTAAAATCAAGTTAGTCACTATAAGCAAGCTTTATTTCCTGTTCCAGAAACAAAAACTCCCTTTGAGGGAAACCCTTGGGGTCATTTCCAGCTCTGTGCTTTATCAGCTTTGCAtcattcacagtttaaaataactcTTATTTATGTTATAATGGCTCTTGGAACTGCCTCCTACTACTGTAActaactttcttctgattggctaccCCTCACAAACAGATTAGATAAAtttgctgtgcaaaagtctcgattcatctcttatttgtttatattttgctcagaaaatgggaaatgggtGGAGGGATTCATTGAAACAGCTACAAACATATACATGGAAATAAAAGTATATAAGACAAAAACATATtctgtacaattctaacaagctttaAAGTTAATATTTAGCATGAGCACCGTTATTCTTTAACACAGCATGAACTCTCTTAGAGAAgctttctcatcatttctttaagtagtcttcaggaaaagTTCTCCAGACTTCTTGAATTAGCTTCAAAGCTCTTTTTTGGGTcatggctgctttttgttctgttttctgtccagatgatcccacactgcttcaaatATGTTgcggtccgggctctggggacgGCAGTCCATGACTAATAGTgtttcactgtttgtttttctatccaagtgtgcttttactgcattgacaGTGTTGTGCTGAAAAATGACCTGTTTCCACATTGCACTGATCTTCAGTGCAGTTCTTGTGTACTTTGGCATATCCCAGCTTAAAAAttgcttcttgacagccacccttccactttCTGAGGCTGAACAGATTTTCCTATTTGTTAATGGCATGACTTTCAGATGGTGTTCATCTGCTatcaacatatatatatatatatatatatatatatatatatatatatatatatatatatatatatatatatatatatatatatatatatatatatatatatatatatatatatatatatatatatatatatatatatatatatatttttttttttttttaagtgtgccacttcttcttttttcctccacttgtccagtttcctctttttttcccttctttttttttaaggacactgGACACCAAGCTTTCAGCGAATAGTTTTTTGAGCTACTATTTTGTGTCAGTCAAACTGTATtatctttggtatttttaatAGATCCAACTAAAGAAACTgtaacaaattatgtgtttttgttacaggctgctagtaacaaagtgcctaaagatactgTTTAAAATGGGTTCTTTGCTAATTTGTCACAACACCGGTTCATCACTTGAGTTGGATTTGTtgtttatgcttgaatgattcatatgtcagtgttaagtggctgaataaataataaaaataaaaaaacattcctTTGAAAATGATTCACACTAttttgctcaagaccactttaaaacgTTACAAAATAGTTTGATTCCGTGGAAGCAAAAGGGTGACTCAGGACTTGCACAATACTTCTCTTacgactgaaaaacaggaaaggCTCAGTAACCGTGTGTTATTCACTATGCTTGAATCAGTTTGTGGGAAACTCTTagttttttcaaatatttttattttgtactaTAGTGTAGTGCAGTAGTGCCTCAGTTGTGTTTCTTCcttttcaaatctttttttacTGCAGGGAGGAAGCAGTGCAGAAGTTCACGGGGAAGACGGACCCCATAGAGGTGCTGAGGGTCCTGCGAAAAGAGAAGGACAAATTCAAGAAGCCCAAGGAGAGACTTCCTCCTCACGCCATGCTGGCTCTGGAATGGGGGCTCCTCAGACCTTGAAATCCACTTTCACAGGCCTCAGCAGTAGTATGTAAATCAGTTAACCAGAGCTAACAGAATGAGGATGAGGGTGAAAAACTGAATGCAGCGAGACACAAGACCTGTAGAGTgcattgttttgttgctttaaaacaaagtctGACCAATACATCCCTGAGTGCTGGTTAACCATCAAGTGGCAACCCCATCTTTGCATTTAAAATGCAGTATAAAGCTGCTGTCATTAAATATTCCTcagaaacaaattattattTAGAGACCAGTCTCCCAGTCTTTTACACACTAATTGCACCAGTTAACGTCTGTTAATACCAATTTTCACTAAAACTGTCGTGATTACATTGTgttgtgtatttattgattCCAATAACTGGTTTTGGAAGAAATGTAACCTTCAGTTGATTATtatttgtttgcatttgaaaCTTTAATTGCTTTgatatttacttttttacacctttttggCGTTTTTCCGTCTGGTAACATTGCCACAGTTCTCTCATTTAACTTTTTCGGTCAGTTTAGAGatgatatatatgtgtatatattttttttttccagcgtCTTTGTCCTCTTAATTTAGCAAGTGAAAGCTTCAGATCTAATTTACCTTaatttaagtgaatttgtttgtCATTTAGACTCTACCTTGTGCTCACGATTTTGGGACAGGTATCGAATATGTTAAAGTGTATTACAAGGGTAGAAAAATACATGCAGTGTACATCACTATGAATGTAAATTGCTGATTTTCATCCCAAAGATTACATGCACATTGTACAAGAGGCTAAAAGCTGTATATGAGAGTCAAAAGATTGTTTAATAAAACATCAGTCTCAATCCATATTCagaacagttttcttttttcagtaacttatAAAACACAGCTATAATTAACGtttattttcaaaatgtgtATACACATGTAACAATCAAATCAATGAATACATTTTGCTTTATATTACCTCAGCTTACATTTTAACAGGTTTTCACATATTTAAGAATATATGAGCTTGTTGGCTGTGTCAACCTTATAACAAAGTTTTCAGCAGCACAAAGGTGGACCAGTGGCTAAATCACTGGGATGACTTTTGCTGAACCAGTTCAGGAGCGGGTTACCTTCAGTGTTTCGGTTTAAAAGCAGGTTAAATGGCACATTTTCATCTTTAAATGCAATACAGATTCTCTGCTGgtggaatacattttatatGTGCACGTTGTTAAGCCGTATCTTACTAACATCACGAATGAAGCCCAGCTGTAAAGCATCATCTCTGATTAGAATTGGATGACACTCATAGGGGTCATTTTGCATGCAAGAAGAGTCATGTGACATGTGAAATGCCCATTTTTTAATGTGAGTGTGCATAGAACCTGAAGCAGAAAGGCTTTATAACCATCTCTCATTATCATTGACTGGGGTTTTAGGTTTTGTCAAGGCAGGTAAGGCAGAGACAGCCTGACTGTGTTGGACTTCCTTCGTTGTATACCCCTCTGGCATTAAGCTTTTAGGTGAGAAAAGTGTTTTACAAAGAGGTATTAGCAAACAAATATTATATATTTGGACGATCTGTAGACACAGCCTGTCTAAAATTTGTGCAAAATAAAACTCTGCAGAAACACCCTGTCagacaacaaaaaacatgtatCACCACTTCATAGTGAGACCATTGGTCATTTTTTCCACAGTGTGGTATTGTGTGTGTAACAGCTCTTTGGCTCTTTCATCCCCTACACTGTTGAGCCATGACTGGTACAATTCAGCTACGCGAGCGTCATCTTCTGGCAACAGGGGGCGCTCTGCTTTGTAGAGATCCTCAACTTTCTGGAGCAGCTCCTTTTGGTTTTGGCCAGTTGAGGGCTTCACCTGCCCGCCGCCATTCAGGCATCCTGAACAAGAGGTAAAGACAAACATTATATCTGCTAACATTAAATAACAAACGGCGAGCTGATGTGACTACTGTGGACTTTGTTTGTTGGTTATCAGCCTGACAAATGTAATGCATGCATGTTGTACTATTCACTTCACAGATGTGACTAAACGCTGCATCTTATCATTTCATGTACATTTGTATGCAGCAATGCCATTTTTAAAACATCGCTTAGCGTGGCTAATTTGCATGTAAAAATGGTAGTGCTGAGGTAACAACTCAGTCTCTTATGTGAGTAACCTGCTATTCTAATAGGTCAAAAGTTTAATGGCTCACATGAAGAAAAAAGGTATCTGGAAAGTTGGACATCTGCGTTTTTCACCTCACCTGATGGGCAGGCCATAACTTCAACAAAGTGGTAAGGCGACTTTCCCCTCTTGAGTTTTTGCACCAGGTTCTGAATGTTGCGGAAGCCGTAGGCTGAGGCAAAGCACAGCAGGACAACGCCATCTTTCTCTAGACTCACCTCCTGGAAGTCTTTATTCCTGTGACAAAGAGTGATCGTGTCGGGTTCTTTCATCATATAAATCAACAAAAACTGAACGTTACTCTGACATGGTGGAGTGGCATAATCAGTCTCATGAGTAGTGTTACTTTGAGATGATCTAGCTACTGTGACTGTGCATCACAAGCACAGAATGTGTCCTCATTTATATTTGGTTTTGAGCTCAGCTGTTCCAGGACACAGAACACCACCGTGAAGCGCTTCTGCTGCTTTAAGAAGAGGCGACATGCTCACCTGAGGGTCTTGTAGGTAAGATTCTTCACCTCCTCTCCGAAAAGGTGCTTGGCAGCATATGTAAAAACGTGATGCAGGTAACCTCCTGATCCACTCCCAGCATGGCTCAGGAACTCATCTCCACAGAAACTGCTGAACCTgcgataaaagaaaaaaagtaaatgaataGGGAATGATCCAAGCTATGCAGGTGCAATTGTATAATTACTTTATGTGAGTGAattatcaaatttaaaaaaatgcaaaatgaaaaagaacATACATTGTATCTGGGGCAGCAGACTCCAGATCATTAAGAGACACATTTTCCTCCTCCAGCATTTTCAGAACCTCCCCTTTAATAGATAGGAAAAATAAGACAGAGGATACTGCGAGTCCATGCGCACAAAGGCCACTATAGGAGTAATCACTGTACCAGATGTGATGACACAATCCACTTCACGGGTCTCAGCGTTGGTCAGGTAGAAGTCTGACCGTGAAGCCTCAAGTTTCTTGTCAAAGCAAGGCATTACTGCCACATGGTAGATCTGTTGTGGACTCAGCCCCTAAAAATACATGGAACACACATTTCAGTAGCCTCTCTTTTTGAGACTTTTGAGCTATGCACTCAGCAAATACCACTCCTCAACAAATACAAGCTCACCTGTTGTCCGGCAAAATAGCTTTTGACCAAAGATCCCATCATCTGCTGGGGGGAGCGAGTGGTACTAATATATGGAAGAATATACTCCCCGTGAGTCTTTTCTGCATAACAGATCCAACCTGAAGAAAAGACACACACTTTCCTAAGAGAGTCCAGGCTgggttgaagaataaagttggTCAGACTAattattgactttcaagcttgttagaattgtacaaactctgtttacCCATTATCTAATctatttcagtttaattttgcacatttcaataaatcactccATCCAACATCACTGATTTCACTTTGTGCTCCTGAGTGTTTCTGGTGGAATACCTGGACAGGCTGACGTTAGCATGGGCAGGGCCTTACTGTCCTGTTGCTTCCTTTGGAAACGCTCCACAAACTCTCTCTGACTTTCCAGCAGACTAAAGGTCCGACTGAAGCTGGTATCAAACACATGATGAACTCCTGAAACAACAGTGACAACAAAAATTTTCAGAGGTGACTATGTCAACCTAAATAACCCGATTGTTTGAATGCATATTTACACTCACCAAGGCCTTTAAAGAACGAGGTAAGCCTCCTGCCTGCCTCACTACTGCTCAGGTTATAATGGGCTGCCAGGGAGGCTCTGGCCTGTGGTGACACTGACACCACCACAGTCTTTTGCTCTGTCTCATTGGCCTGAAGTTGAAATGAGTCACAGGTGAAAATGATGTCAGGCTAAATTATTAGTTTCATGTAAGTAGCATTCAGACGACGTAACGCTACCTTGTTCCTACGGAGCACTTTGAAGAGCTCTTCATGGCTCTGCTGTGTGATGAGGACACTCTCAGCTGAGGTGATACAGCCACTGCAGGCCAAACAGTCGTTCAGTGTGATCTTTGCTTTCTCCAACTTCTGCTTCCCACCATCCTACAAACACATTTGATGGAATCAAAATATGGGGCGGTGCAATACCTGAAATTCAACAACTCAAACTCAAGCCTTTAAACCCACCTTGTTGACTTGTACATAACTGCCATCATCTTCTATCTGTATTTTGGCCACAGATTTACCTTGTTTCTTCTCTACTTTGACAGGTTTAACACATTCCTGCAGAACAAAGTCAACATAAgcaaatttttaaaagaaattagtGATTTTTTAAACGTTAAATCCATATATAATGttcttttaattcttttattgtTCTCCATTTTGGGTTTGCCACGGTGGATCATCTTCCACCACCTAGCCCTGCCCCTAGTATCCCCTCCTGTCACACcagccctctgcatgtcctttttcactacatccatgaatctcaCTAAGGTCTACCTCTTTCAATCCtacctggcagctccatattcagcaTTCTTTATCCAACATATCAACTATCCCtgctctgcacatgtccaaaccatctcagcctttccTCTCTAATATTCTCTCCAAAacctcaacctgagctgtccctctgatgtactcatgtCTAATCTTGTCCATCTGGGTTACTACTAATAGAAATGTGagcatcttcaactctgccacctTCTCTCCAGACTCTCTTTCACCTGCTCCatactctcactacagatcacaatgtTGTCTGTAAACACCATAGACCATGGAGACGCTTGCCTGAGTTCATCTGTCAGTCTGTAAAACACCACTGCAATCAAGAAGAGTCTCCGAGCTGgtccctgatgtaatcccaccccAATCTTGAACCCATCTCTCACACGCCCTACTCCACACCCACATACTTTGCTGCCATGCTCACTTCCTCATGCTGTCTTCCACAATTCTTCTCTTGATACCCAAACATATGCTTTCTCTGGATCCACAAAAACACAGTGCAACACCTTCAGACCTTCTCTATCAacactctcaaagcaaacattgcTCCTTCTCGGAGCAACATACTGAAACACATACTGCTCCTCACTGATTGGTCACCTTCACCTTAGGTCTTCTTAACCAACTTCCACACCTTTTTTTCTCATATCTCCGTGGTGTGGCTCATCAGCTTAATCTCGTTAAAAGGTTCACTAGGCATTTCATTCCTCCACAGGTATGTCAACTCGATCAACCGCCTTTCCATTCAtgtacaatacaaaacaatttaTGACAACGCCCAAAGGcaccaaagaaaactaaaacaacACAGGAAAAAGAATATGATAGGCCATAAAATACCAAAGCATTGCTA contains these protein-coding regions:
- the LOC100699516 gene encoding hydroxyacylglutathione hydrolase-like protein isoform X1, which encodes MKVKVISILEDNYMYLVIEEQSKQAIAVDPAVPHRLLEIVKREGVSLIAVLTTHHHWDHARGNEALVKEVPGLRVYGGDDRIGGLTDKVTNAQELKFSSINVRCLFTPCHTSGHMCYFVWEDECTDAPAVFTGDTLFIGGCGRFLEGTAEQMYHNLTQVLGSLPQDTKVFCGHEYTIKNLKFAMLVEPENEKVKEMLSWARARDDDDKPTVPSTLMEEFEYNPFLRVSEEAVQKFTGKTDPIEVLRVLRKEKDKFKKPKERLPPHAMLALEWGLLRP
- the narfl gene encoding cytosolic Fe-S cluster assembly factor narfl isoform X1, which encodes MASHFSGVLQLTDLDDFITPSQECVKPVKVEKKQGKSVAKIQIEDDGSYVQVNKDGGKQKLEKAKITLNDCLACSGCITSAESVLITQQSHEELFKVLRRNKANETEQKTVVVSVSPQARASLAAHYNLSSSEAGRRLTSFFKGLGVHHVFDTSFSRTFSLLESQREFVERFQRKQQDSKALPMLTSACPGWICYAEKTHGEYILPYISTTRSPQQMMGSLVKSYFAGQQGLSPQQIYHVAVMPCFDKKLEASRSDFYLTNAETREVDCVITSGEVLKMLEEENVSLNDLESAAPDTMFSSFCGDEFLSHAGSGSGGYLHHVFTYAAKHLFGEEVKNLTYKTLRNKDFQEVSLEKDGVVLLCFASAYGFRNIQNLVQKLKRGKSPYHFVEVMACPSGCLNGGGQVKPSTGQNQKELLQKVEDLYKAERPLLPEDDARVAELYQSWLNSVGDERAKELLHTQYHTVEKMTNGLTMKW
- the LOC100699516 gene encoding hydroxyacylglutathione hydrolase-like protein isoform X2 translates to MKVKVISILEDNYMYLVIEEQSKQAIAVDPAVPHRLLEIVKREGVSLIAVLTTHHHWDHARGNEALVKEVPGLRVYGGDDRIGGLTDKVTNAQELKFSSINVRCLFTPCHTSGHMCYFVWEDECTDAPAVFTGDTLFIGGCGRFLEGTAEQMYHNLTQVLGSLPQDTARDDDDKPTVPSTLMEEFEYNPFLRVSEEAVQKFTGKTDPIEVLRVLRKEKDKFKKPKERLPPHAMLALEWGLLRP
- the narfl gene encoding cytosolic Fe-S cluster assembly factor narfl isoform X2, giving the protein MFGYQEKNCGRQHEEECVKPVKVEKKQGKSVAKIQIEDDGSYVQVNKDGGKQKLEKAKITLNDCLACSGCITSAESVLITQQSHEELFKVLRRNKANETEQKTVVVSVSPQARASLAAHYNLSSSEAGRRLTSFFKGLGVHHVFDTSFSRTFSLLESQREFVERFQRKQQDSKALPMLTSACPGWICYAEKTHGEYILPYISTTRSPQQMMGSLVKSYFAGQQGLSPQQIYHVAVMPCFDKKLEASRSDFYLTNAETREVDCVITSGEVLKMLEEENVSLNDLESAAPDTMFSSFCGDEFLSHAGSGSGGYLHHVFTYAAKHLFGEEVKNLTYKTLRNKDFQEVSLEKDGVVLLCFASAYGFRNIQNLVQKLKRGKSPYHFVEVMACPSGCLNGGGQVKPSTGQNQKELLQKVEDLYKAERPLLPEDDARVAELYQSWLNSVGDERAKELLHTQYHTVEKMTNGLTMKW